The following proteins are encoded in a genomic region of Pyrus communis chromosome 11, drPyrComm1.1, whole genome shotgun sequence:
- the LOC137707710 gene encoding uncharacterized protein, protein MAYLIDYMVTSRNWIDHEEDVLLIILEEMVDDGVRCETGNFKAGTFVTVASKMREQIPGINIEPKHIQNKLKRLKEKYSSAYDMMNTSGFGWDDEKKCVVVDSDEILHEWVKKHPNVSCKPNKPFPLYPRLCTVFGRDRATGSIAESAANAIENMGLKSEDCETSEIPPLSPTPSPSVATSSVSQPVRKRKRSRNNGDANIVSVISEGWNKAVTEMKKLGESFIFREAKARLPSELQAMGLPYDQVLRISMKLVKDTDLMGIWSTLDDSQKPYFIKVFMESL, encoded by the exons TGTACTACTTATCATCCTCGAGGAGATGGTTGATGATGGTGTTAGGTGTGAGACCGGCAATTTTAAGGCTGGTACTTTTGTAACGGTTGCCTCCAAGATGAGGGAACAGATTCCTGGCATTAATATAGAgccgaagcatatacaaaacaaattgaagcGTCTGAAAGAAAAGTATTCGTCTGCATATGACATGATGAATACATCTGGATTTGGTTGGGATGATGAGAAAAAATGTGTTGTTGTGGATAGTGACGAAATACTACATGAGTGGGtgaag AAACATCCCAATGTATCTTGCAAACCAAATAAGCCATTCCCGTTGTATCCACGGCTATGTACAGTGTTTGGGAGAGACCGAGCCACGGGTAGCATTGCTGAATCAGCGGCAAATGCAATTGAAAATATGGGTTTGAAAAGTGAGGATTGTGAGACTTCTGAGATACCTCCGCTTTCACCTACCCCATCTCCTTCTGTTGCTACATCTAGTGTTTCTCAACCTgttaggaagaggaagaggagcagGAATAATGGTGATGCAAATATTGTATCTGTTATCAGTGAAGGTTGGAATAAAGCTGTTACTGAAATGAAGAAATTAGgtgaaagttttatttttagagAAGCAAAAGCTAGACTACCTTCTGAGCTTCAGGCCATGGGTCTCCCATACGATCAGGTGTTAAGAATTtcaatgaagttagtgaaagatACCGATCTGATGGGTATTTGGAGCACCTTGGATGACTCACAGAAGCCATATTTCATTAAAGTGTTTATGGAGAGCCTTTGA